TCCGTTTTCAGGGGGGCCTTTTGGGACATGTGCAGCCGAGATGTGCCCAACTGGACAAGAAGCAGCAGAGGCTGCCAGAGGCCAAGCAACAGCGACTCCTGCACCCAGGACGGGCCTCTTGACCTACTCCTCCGCCTCCTGCCACAGTTGCCAGCCCACATGGCCAGTGAGACGTCAGAGGAGCAGTGGAGGACCGCCCAGAGACACCCCTGCTCCACAGCCGCACACCGATTCCCCTCCTGCTTCCCTGGCCATGCCCTTGCTGGCAGCTCTCCTGCTCACTGACTTCACTGTCTGCCAAGCTGGATTTCCAAAGCATGTGGCCCTTTCTCTTCCCCGTTACAGTTCCAGTGAAATCTTGGGAAAGGCTGCCAGAAGATCTGTAGTCTCCTtttcatcctctctctctccccaggcagctgcattctcctGAGGTGCCAAATCTTCAGCAGGCCCAGAACAAGGTACTCCATTGGactagagcagggatttgaaccctggtTCCCCAGACCAagtgcgaggaggaggaggagcagaagacGTCCTGCATGGGAAATGGTTGGAGACACAGTGGCAGAGATTAAAGCAATGGGCATTTTGTGGGCTTTCTTTAGCCAGCAAGCAAGAAGGAGCCTGGCTTGGCAGCTGCAGCTCGGCCAAGGACCCGGTCTGGCCAGAAGGGAGGCAGAGCTGCTCAGAGGTAGGGCAGGTGGGGCGGGGAGGGCTCCCTCTCCTCCGTCTATGCCTGGCTGCAGCCCACTTGGGGTGCTTGGTCATCCagcccagcgcccccccccccaaggcaggcGGGCCCTTGGCCTTCTAGATGGAAAGACTGGTGGGAGACTCGTCCTCGCCCCAGAAAACCAACCACCAGTTCAACCATACAGGGCTGCTCTGCAGAACAAGCACCTAGCACAGGGCAGCAGCCATTCTGCAGATAGGACCAAAGCTGTGACAGGCGGCAAGAACCTGCCTCAGAACCCCAGGAGTCTGTTGGGGAGTGGGCAGTCCCTGGGGAAGGAGCCCCCGCCTCCTTTCCAAAAGGGGCAGTTCTCAGAGAGGCATCAGTGGCCGAACTCTGCTTCTTTTTGtgccttctgctctctgctctgctCTCGTCCTTGCAGTGCCAAGCAAAGGCCACACACGGTCCCAAAGGCGGCTGACGTGGCCGTGCCGGATTTCTCGCTGGCAAAGACCATCGGCAAGATCGAAGAGCAGCTGGAAGAAGGAAACTGGCCTGACCCCGAAGACAACGGCCTCTTCAGTGCGGGAAGCGACCTTGGAGCAGGTAGGTCTGCTCTGGCTGCCTCCCCTTCGGTCCTGCAGGAGGCCTGCCTCACTCTTCGCAGAGCTCCAGGAAACCCAGTAAACCAGGCCGGGTCCAAGGCAGGGGTCTGGCCTCCAGCCACGCCAGAAGCTCCCTTCTAGCCTCCCCTGCCAGGGGAAATGGGCCACCAATCCAGCAAGGGGACGTGTGCTGCACAGCCTTCCGTGGGGGCAGGGCCTCATTCAGCACTCCTGACCAAGGGGCACTTTCCTAGTGAGATGGGGTGGGTTGGAGCAGGGAATGCATTTGGAGGCTGCTCCTGCAGTGGaatggatgacccccccccccccggggccaggTATTCAGCAAGGAGCCCGGGGATGGAGCTTGCACTGCTAGACGCCTGGAGCATTAATGAAAGTATCGACCATTTGCAGAGGCCCAGATCCGCTTCCTAAAGGCAAAACTGCGTGTCATGCAAGAGGAGCTGGACAACCTCGGACGGGAGTGCAGTCGGAAGGTCAGAGCGGGGATGTAGGCGGCCCCTGCCTGCCTGTGATGTCTCAGGCATGAATCCTGGGACACCCCTCCTCTACGGGCAGCCAGAGGCACAGGAAAAGGTGGCTCAGGGGGGAGTGCAGAAGGAGCCTCTTGGCCATTTCTCAGAGCCCCACCTCAAGAAGCAGGACCCACTCTCCAGACTCTCTTGGGGACCCAGTTGGCCACCCTGCTGCTTCCCACTGGGGGAGCCTTTTCTCGGCTCCAGCCCTGCCTGCATTGGGGGCCCCCACTATGCCTCCCCCTGAGCCCACAGCCTGGACCTGCTCCCGGCCCTTCAGGATTGGATGGCCAGAAGATGGGAGGGTTTTTCGactgctccccccacctccacctggAAGCCTTAGTCCTCGAGGGGTGTGGGGCAgagggtccccctccctccctccctcccaacaccCCGTCCTCCTTGTTCCCTGCTGGGCTGCAGGACGAGGAGAGCCGGGATTTCACCCGCCAGAAGAAGGAGGCGGAAGAGGCCTTTGGAAGGCTGCAGCGAACAGCCAGCGTCCAGCAGGCTCAGCTGGAAAAGCACAAGCTGCTGGCAGAGGAAGCCACGCGGAGGGCGGAAGGGCTGCAGCAGCGGGTCTCAGGGCTAGAGAAGGtgagcccccttcccccctgggTGCTGGGCTCAGCCTCTCCAGGGACAGGTGAGGCTGGACCATCAAGGGGAGGAAGGGCTGGGCCTGCTCCAGGGCTTGGGGCAAAAGGCAGGGGGCTGAAGGGCCAGGGACTTTCAAGGAAAGAAGCCCCCTCTGGAGGAATGGTTGCAAAGCTGTCTCTGGGTGCCATCTGGCCAGAGCCTGCTCAATTCTACCCAGCAGgtttctgatttatttttttttgagggggatcTCTGAAGGGAAGCAGAGGCAGAAGAGGGGCTTGGCTGTCCCTGGGGTGGCCTTCTCAGTCTCTGGAGCACGGGGCAATGTGCAAAGGGAACTGGAGCTAGGAGCAGAGTCACAGTGGCGGGAGCCCTCAAGCTCAGCCTGTCCCCTGGCTCactgcacaggagctggagaCACTCCGGCGGGAGCAGAAGCAGGCCTCGGCCGGCCAGAGCACCATGGAAGTGCGCCTGAACCGAGCCCTGGAGGAAGCTGAGAAAGCCAAGTGGGAGGTGATCAAGGAGAAACAAAGCAACAAGGTATGTGTCTGTGCTCCCCACCCCGACACTCTCCAGGTGGCTGGTGACCTCAGAGAGAATTGGGTGAGCAACTGGGTAATGTGAGGGCCGGGTGGGGACTGGAGCCCCGGGTGAGCTCTGCCATTCCTGCCACATGCACCCGCCAGCCGGGGAATTCGGACTAGAACCTGACCTTTCTGCAGACAAAGCTCCCGTGGGTGTAGTATGAGGCACCCTCTTCCCAGAAACCCTTCTGGTGTCTCTGAAAGACAGCCCTCCTTCTCCTGGCTGTGCAAATACACTGCAGCCAGGTCAGCTCCTCCTGCTAGCCGGGGCATCTGTGGGGATCCCCCCTCCTGAGCCGCCTGCATAGGAGCTGCCTGCCTTCAAGCACGAGTctattccttcctccccccactagGAACTAGTCAATCAACAACACAAGCAGCTGGAAGAACTGACAGTGGAGAAGAAGAAACTAGAGAAACAGAAAGGAGACCTGATGTCAGCTTTCGCTAAACAGTTGAAGTTAATTGACATTTTAAAGAGGCAAAAGGCAAGTTCCCCTCAGCGACTAGCAATATGTATCAATCTACACTGAGGCGGGAGGGCTTTTCACCAGCCAGCCGGCTCCTAGTCCAGTAGAGACCCCTCTCTGCTCTTGGGTGATCCCGCCCGTGTAGATGGGCCAGGCAGGACTCGTCCCACacctgctgcaggagaagctgggagAACTTCCCCTTCCTTCTGGCCTGCAGCCAGCATTCTTAGGACGGGGGAGAAGGGGACTTCCTCTTGGGAAGAGGCTTCGTCTAATGATTGCATAGTCTGAGGCTCCTCAAAGAGCAAAAAAGCCTCGataaattcttttctttttcctagcTGCACATTGAAGCTGCTAAGGTGCTTTCTTTCACTGAGGAGGAGTTCATGAAAGCCCTCGAATGGGGAAACGCCTAACTCTGCAAGCACAGGCTGTGTGAGGtccatctgtgctcatgtgtggaTCCAAGAAAACAGTTGTGTGGGTGAATCAAATTAAATGCCTTTTGAAGAACAGTTTGTGTGGGCTGTGTCTCTGCCTCCGCTGGAGCCCTCTGGAGCCTCAGCAGCCAGTGGTGGGCTAGCCACTCTTCTTTCAAAAATAGGGCAAGACAGGCTGGAcctctgctgcctcagagggacagGAATCACCCGCAGCTTCCAAAAGGGTTCAGGATTACAGGGCGATCTCAAAGCatgccaccccctcctctcccactcCCTTCCGGTGGGTGACAAGAGAAGAGCTCCTCTCTTCATCCTCCACAGCCGTGTGACAGCGTCTCACTTTTCCATCATTTAGTGGGACACAAACACTTTGTCTACTTGGTGGAAGCAAATTTAATAAAGACTTCTGTCCAGCTCATCTTTTTGAGCACCTCTTCTAGTCAATGGACCCAAAGACCACTTTCCAAAGGGAACATGAAGTACGCACTTGCATGAATTCTCCCCCTGAAAGGCGAAGCAACGGCGAAGACAGACTCATGGTCTCAGACGCTGCCTCTCCGAGCGGCTCTTGCCTGGTGGGCAGCGTGAGCCACGGTTACTGTGAAGCCGCCTCGCCCCTGCATTCTTCCGTCAGCCTTTCgtcctttttcctcttctgatAAACTTGCCTGAACTCTTCTCCAAGCAGGTCTACGTCTTGCTCATCTTTAAGGACTCCCTGGCCACACATacggaggaagggggagagaagcatCAGAGACCCAGAAGGGACATCCCCGTCCCCCTGGCCTTCTCCCTACTCCGTCCTCTGCTGAAGTGGCCAAATGTTTTACAAATAAGACATCTGCAAATGCGCTCCTGCAGAGAGGTGTGCTTGTCCTCCTACTCCCCACAGCCACTGAGGTGGAGGGAGGGGATGCCACGCCCACACGGGGCCAGGCCAGCAGGCGGCGCTGCAGCAGTACTCTTGTCTGCAAAAGGACAGATCCTGCCCCCTTGCTGAGTCTCCATGGAGAACAGCATGGCAGGTTCTGCAGCTGTCTGCTGTTGCCTTAGGATCCCGGGGGAGGGGCACTGGGTGGATCAGGACCTTTCCTGCAGCCCAGCAGTAagaaggagggaggcagagaacaGGCCTTCCCAGTCAGTGGCTGCAGATGCAAATCCACAGCTCTGCTCAGCCTCCAGGGGcagctgctccccctcccctgccccacacGTGCATCCCACTTACCCGGGGGAGGTACCCCAGCAGCTTCACAGCGTGCTCTTGCAGAAGCTTGCGGCGCTCTTCCTCCACGACGGCCTGCACGGCTGCAGCCCTCCGCTCCTCCAGCTGCCTCTCCTCCAGCTCACGCTCCTACCCAACAGAAAGGGCGTCCCCTTTTATCTCCTCCTTGTGGGTGGGTCGAGCGAATGAAAGATGGCCACCAAAACAGAAGAGCGGAATTCCAACTGCCCTCATTCTCAacctccccccaaaccccccccccccaaatgtcgtGCTGTCCAGCTCACTTGGGTTGGGTTCTGTGCACGGCCCACCGCCAGGCCCGACTGGGCTCACCTTGTCTGCCAGGAGCTGTTTGCGCCGCTCTTCGATCAGCTGCTGCACGGCCCTCTGATGCTCCAGCTGCTTCATGCGCCGCTTCTGGGCGTTCATCTGCTCAATCCGGTCGTCCTCCGCAAACTTGTCCAGCATGGCCTGGCGGAAGgccgcctcctccttctccatcgCCTGCTGCAGCACCTCCCGCATGGCCAGCTGCTCTTCATAGGAGTGCCGCAGCTCCAAGCGCTGACGAATCTtcttctccacctcttcctgcagaaGAGATGCACGGCCTGAGGCTGCAGTGCAGAGATGAACAGAGGAGGACACAggagagtgccccccccctccatcaaaggccCGCTGCACTGGAGCAAGCAGTCTCATTCGGTGGCCTGTGCTTTTACTTCCGCTGGAGGAGTCGGGGTGCCTGGCCCCCATCATCAAATAAGGCCACGTCTGGCAGGGGTGAGAAGcccaccacaaccaccaccaccaccaccaggccagGAGCCAGAGGCCTCACCTGTAACTTCTTCCTGTCTGCTGCTGCTTGCTCCTCAACCGAGAGCTCCTGGCGGACCTGCTCCAGCTCCTCGCGCTCCCGCTGCTCTCTCTCCAGGTGCTCAGCCATCTGCaaggggaaggatggaaggcagactTCAAGGGCTGCCACACAGGCAAAGGCTGGCCAGAAGCCAAGGCCGGGCCCCACCCCTACCTGCTGCTGGAGCTGGCGCTTCCGCTCCTCGTTCTCGTGGACCTGAGCCATCCGCTTGTCTTCTCGTTGCTGCCACATGTTGGCAAAGGCCAAGAGCTTCTGGTTCTCCTCCTCCAACTCTTCGCGCTGCCGCCTCCTCCGCAGCTCCTGGTCCCTTTTGAACTCCTCTATGAAGCGCTGGgtcattctcttcttctccagccTTTCTTGCCTTGCCCTGCGAGATGCGGGGGAAGCTGGTCTTGGCTGTGCTGCTCAACCAGCCGCCCTCAGGGGGGGAATGGCCAGTCCACCCAAAAGGGGGAGCCGCGTGGGGCTCCAGTTCCaggcatcagccccccccccttccaagcacaGAGGTACGTCCTGCCTCCCATCCCTGGCCAAACACATGCACAGCCGTGGAGTCTTCATGCACCCACCCGAAAAACCTCCCCCTGGGATGATCCCCCCCTGCTTGACGTTCCCCTTCCACAAGCCACACCCTGATGAGGAACATTTTGGGCCCACGCACATAGCCCAATCCCAGGGCACCGTCCAGTTGAATGCTACCTTAACAAGGGTATGGCGGGGGACCCCCACAAGCCCCCCCAACAGGGATGGCTGCAGCACACACTTCCCTGAGCCAAAGCCCACAGCAGGGGCAGAGAGGCAGTGCCCCTTGCCAAGAAGGCCTTTTCAGGCCAGCCCCTGAACCGGGCCCAGGAGACTCCCGAGACCACTAGCAGGTCCACACCAGGAGGGGCAGCCCACCTTTCGTCTTCATCGTAGATCTTCCTCACAATCTCGTCCACCAGGACCTTGTCTCGCAGGAACTCCTCGTAGGCTGCCTGCTTccgcttctctccctcctccagctGCCGCTCCAGCTCTTGCTGATAAAGCACCTGCTCCTGCGCCCGCCTCGTCTCCGCGCTGCTCTCAGCCAACTCTGCTCGTTCCTGGGCTTCCTTCATGGCTTTGGCCAGCTCTGCATCGGTTTTCTGCCATCACAACCAGAGGGAGGACAGTCATTCTGTATCTCTGAACTCCAAAGAGAGGGGAGGCCCACATGAGCTCCTCACAAAGACCACAGGAAGGGACACCTCAAAGCCTCAGAGGCCCCAGCACCACCCCAAAAGAATGCGTGCGTGTGTTTGCAGTAGCCTCTGCTCCATCTGGGCAGACCCACAAAGGAAAAACACGTGCGAGGCAGGTTGGCAGCTCCAAAGCGCAGAGAATTGCTTTCTACAACACTGCAAGAATATCTATGAGAGAGATGCGGAATGAGGAAAGGCTCAGCTGTTGCATGTGAAAAACAGGCCTCTGTCTGGGACCAGCCAGCCATTGGGTCTTTTCACCTTGGACAGGGAGGCATAGGAGTGGCTTCAGCCAAACAGCCAGACTTGAATGCTCCTCCAGAGAGCACCCGCCTCTCCCGGTGCCATGCCCAAAATAGCTAACACTAAATCAGGATAACAAGGCAAGTATCCAGACACAGATGATGCAACATCTCAAAGGGACATCTCTTCTAGCAACGCACAAGTGCGTGAACAGGGGCGGCTTCCACCAGCCCAGTGGGGCTCAGAGGCACAGCACTTGTTCAGCACACGGAAGGGCCCAGGCTCAACTGGAGGCGGCCTCTCCTGCTCAAAGGCTACATCGCCTGGGCCTTTGGACAGCCACGGCCAGTGGGAGCAGACCATGCTGTTGCTGGGAAACCAGTGGTCCAATCCAGCAGAAGGCTGATTCCCATGTGTCGGGTTAGAGTTCTGCAACTAAACCAAAGAAGACCAAGCCCGAGACCCCGACCTCCAACACCATCCGTTACCATCTGTTCGTATTTCAGAGCATCCCTTTCGGCGATCTGGGCGGCTCTCTCTTTGTTCATGTAGGCAGACTTCAGCTTCCTCTCCAGTTCCCGAAGTTCAATACTGAAAGGAAACGGAGGTAGGGAAGATGAACGACACCCGGTCCGCACTGCTCTCATGGTGATCCCAGGAGTGGCGGtaaagggaatgggggggggcaccctCAACATGAGGCTCAGAGGCCGGGCTGGAGGTCCCCAGATGTGACTTGCCTGCTCTCCCAACACACTAAATCTTTCAGTGCACAGACCCCACAAGGGATGCCATTGCCCCTCTAGAACACCCCCTGGCCCCTGGATGGccagtcccacccacccctgctgccTCACAAAGCTGCTTTAGCACTCCAGGGCACTTTGCCCCACGCCCAACAGCACACGTTTCTGCCAAATCTCTCAGAAAGCAGGGACGGCATTCAGAGTGATTTTCTAATAGTTAGGGGGAAGTACCTGCTCTCTCTTACTTGCTGCCTCATTTTCTCATCTTTGAGCTTCTCGTGCTTTAGCTTTGCCAACTCTGCAGCCAATTTTTCCTCTTGTTGTAACTCCAGTTCTCTTAGCCTTTTATTCTCTTCTGCCTGTGACCAGAGTACAGGAGTCGGCGACGCGGAAAATGCACTTTAGAACAGCAAAGCAAAAGAGCCAAAAAGGCTACTGAGGAAAATCTACCCTAGATTTTCTACCCAGAGGCCCTAACAACCACAAAGAAAATAATCCAGGCTTGTTGGACGATTCAAAGGGCTGCCTCCAAAGAAACAGGGTAAGATGTTGTGGAGTAACCACCCCTTGCCCTGCTGTCTGCAGAACAGAAATAACCTGCTGGAATTCAAACCCAAATATCGGGGCAGGAACAACGTATCAGCAATTAAGTAGTGAGTTTAAAAAGGATGCCCATTTGGCATCACTGCCAAAGCTCCAAAGTGAAAAAGGAACTGAAAAAAAATAGACAAGAGACAGAGAAGACAAATTGATAAAGAATCTCAGAAACCTCAAACAAGATGTGCCACCTGACGTTCCTAtctttgcagtgtgtgtgtgtgtgtgtgtgtgtgtgtgtgtgtgtgtgtgtggggtggggtttgCAAGAACTGATGGGCTTCTGGGGGCCATccaatccctcctcccccactcaCCCTCAGGATGGCCTCTTCCATGTGCCGCTcgtgctcctcctcctgcagcagccgggTCACTCGCTTGCGCTCCACGCGGTCCTCGGCCTCCCACATCACCTCCAGCTGGTGGACGCGCTGCACCTTCTTCTCGTGCGCCTCCTCGGCCAGTTTCCGGAAGTAGGCCTCATGCTGCCGGCGCTCCAGCTGCTGGGCCGGCGTCAGCTGGGGCCGACCGCCCTTCTGGGGCAGCGCCTGGAGAGGAGCCGTCCTGGGGCTCAGCATGCCGAGAAGCCAGCGGGGCAGTCACAGGGGCCGGGCTTGGCCACCTCCTCTGCCACACAGCCCGCTGACTGCAGgcttaccaacctccaggagggacctggggatctcc
This window of the Paroedura picta isolate Pp20150507F chromosome 18, Ppicta_v3.0, whole genome shotgun sequence genome carries:
- the TEX9 gene encoding testis-expressed protein 9; the encoded protein is MAARAPSAGAVPAPPEGSSSSSSSRKSLLAVPAALLAKEQEYKRLNAQLEAKTAELVRRADEALLQREAPAMRDPAPPETPDGERFEAHRQLHSPEVPNLQQAQNKPASKKEPGLAAAARPRTRSGQKGGRAAQSAKQRPHTVPKAADVAVPDFSLAKTIGKIEEQLEEGNWPDPEDNGLFSAGSDLGAEAQIRFLKAKLRVMQEELDNLGRECSRKDEESRDFTRQKKEAEEAFGRLQRTASVQQAQLEKHKLLAEEATRRAEGLQQRVSGLEKELETLRREQKQASAGQSTMEVRLNRALEEAEKAKWEVIKEKQSNKELVNQQHKQLEELTVEKKKLEKQKGDLMSAFAKQLKLIDILKRQKLHIEAAKVLSFTEEEFMKALEWGNA
- the MNS1 gene encoding meiosis-specific nuclear structural protein 1, translated to MALPQKGGRPQLTPAQQLERRQHEAYFRKLAEEAHEKKVQRVHQLEVMWEAEDRVERKRVTRLLQEEEHERHMEEAILRAEENKRLRELELQQEEKLAAELAKLKHEKLKDEKMRQQVRESSIELRELERKLKSAYMNKERAAQIAERDALKYEQMKTDAELAKAMKEAQERAELAESSAETRRAQEQVLYQQELERQLEEGEKRKQAAYEEFLRDKVLVDEIVRKIYDEDERARQERLEKKRMTQRFIEEFKRDQELRRRRQREELEEENQKLLAFANMWQQREDKRMAQVHENEERKRQLQQQMAEHLEREQREREELEQVRQELSVEEQAAADRKKLQEEVEKKIRQRLELRHSYEEQLAMREVLQQAMEKEEAAFRQAMLDKFAEDDRIEQMNAQKRRMKQLEHQRAVQQLIEERRKQLLADKERELEERQLEERRAAAVQAVVEEERRKLLQEHAVKLLGYLPRGVLKDEQDVDLLGEEFRQVYQKRKKDERLTEECRGEAASQ